ACGGCCTTGGCGCTATCGCCAGGACCACTGACGCTGCCAAACTCAGTAACTTGGGCTGGCGCCGTGGGCAGAGGCGAACGGCTATCGCCTCGCGGCGACCATCGATGAGAAAGCCTTCTGGGCGTTCAACGGAGTGCTGCTTCAAGAGGGCCTCACCGAGAAGACGTGGTACGGCTATCTCACCGTCGTGAAGCAGTTGTGCAAGTGGGCGGCCGGCCCGTCGGTCCGGCTGATCCCCACGAACCTCCTGGCCAGTGTGCACCTGGAAGAGCCGGTCCCGACTCAGCAGCCATGCTTCACCCCCGAACAGGTCGGCACGCTGATCGGCAGCGCCGACGCCCACCGTCGGCGAATCGGAGAAGGTCACGCCGCCGTTGACTCCGATATTGGAAACGCCGAGCCCGTTGCCGACCGAAGAAGCGCTGCGACTGAAGCTACCGCCACGGGCAACCCCGGTGCCCAGGCTTGGGTCGTGTGTCCATCCGCCAGGGCGCTCGCCGTCGTGAATGCCGCGTCGCGTCAGCGGGCTGCGAAGAGCAGCACGACGGACCTCGCCTCGGCCCGGTAGGCAAAGCCCGGAACCTGCGGCGAGGATCTCCAGTCGACGATGTCGTGCGGTGAATCAAGAGCGGTGTCGATCCATCGGCGCCACGGGTTCGTATCCCCGTTGTTCACCGGCGGCAGCTCAAAGTCGAGGGGCTCCCAGTACGCGTTCATGATCAGATGGAGAAGCAGCCTCTCCTTCGGCATCTCCGCGCTGAAGGCAATACTGTGCGAGCTGTCGCCCCAGTCCGGCTGGCCCAGCTTTACGCCGTGCCAGGAGCTATTCGCCTGCCGTAGCAGTTGGTTGAGGCTCAGACGTTGGGCCTCGTGCTCCGTCGCGCGCAGCAGTCGTCTGGCGATGAGCAGTCTCACGAACCGATGCACATCCGCATGCTTCTCCAGCAGCGCCCAGTCGAACCAGGCGTCCTGGTTATCGTGGCAATAGGCATTATTGTTACCGTGCTGGGTGCGCCGTACCTCGTCGCCCATCAGGATCATGGGCATGCCGACCGACAGCATCGTGGCGGTCAGGAAGTTCTTTATCTGACGGGTTCGCAGCTTCTCGACGGCAGGATCGTCGGTCGGACCCTCGACGCCGCAGTTCCAACTCCGGTTGTCGTCCGCGCCGTCGCGGTTGTTGTCGTTGTTCGCCTCGTTGTGCTTTCGGTCGTAGGAGACAAGGTCGTTGAGCGTGAAGCCGTCGTGGCACGTGACGAAGTTGATGCTCTGCTCGGGCTCGCGCTCCTTGTGGGCATACACCTCGGGGCTGCCCAGCATCCGGTCCGCGAAAGACCGTACTGAGCCGTTGTCGCCACGGAAGAAGCTTCGCACATCGTCGCGGAACCGACCGTTCCACTCCCTCCAGCTGTCGCCGATGAAACTGCCAACCTGGTATAGCCCGGCCGCGTCCCAGGCCTCGGCGATCATCTTTGTCCCCGCAAGCGCAGGGTCCGACTCGATATCCCACAGCACCGGTGGGTTCGACATGGCCTGGCCCGACGCATCCCGCGTGAGGATCGATGCCAAGTCGAACCGAAAGCCGTCCACGTGCATCTTCTGCACCCAGTACCGCAGGCTGTCCACGATCATGCGGCGGACGACGGGGTTGTTGGCATTCAGCGTGTTTCCGCACCCGCTGTAATCCGCGTAGCGCGAGCGGTCCTGCTGTTGGATGTAGTAAGTGCTGTTGTCCAGCCCACGGAAACTCAGCGTCGGACCGGTGTGATCGCCTTCTGCCGTGTGATTGAACACGACATCCAGGATAACCTCGATGTCGGCCCGATGCAGCGCCTTGACCATATCGCGAAACTCATCGACGGGGCCAAGAGGATCCTGACGTGAGCTGTACGCCAGATGCGGCGCAAAGAACGATACCGGCTGATAGCCCCAGTAGTTGACCACGCCCGACGGGCAATCCTGGGCGTCGAACTGAAAGACAGGCAGGAGTTCGACCGCCGTGATACCGAGTTCCTGAAGGTACGGTATCTTCTCAATCAGCCCGGCGAACGTCCCGCGCGTCTTGTCCGGGACGCCGGAGTTGGGATGGCGGGTGAAACCGCGTACGTGCATCTCGTAAATCACGGTTCGGGCGCATGGTCGTCTCAGCGGCACATCGCCTTCCCAATCGTATCTGTCCGGGTCGATCACCATGCTCTTCATCGCGGTGGCGGTGTTGTCGCCCTCCGTACGGGCGGCATCACGGCTGTAGCCCTTCGGAACCACCACACCGCGCCCATATGGATCCAGGAGGACCTTGAAGGGGTCAAACCGCATCCCGTTTGCCGGGTCGAGCGGTCCCTGGGCCCGGTAGCCGTAGATCTGCCCCGCCTTCACGCCCGGAACGAAGGCGTGCCAGTAGTGATAGGTGCGATTGGTGGACGGATCCATGGGAATCACGCGCGCGGGTTTCGTGTCATCCTCGCGGTCAAAGAGCAGCAACTCCATGCCGGAGGCGCTCCGCGAGAACACGCTGAAGTTGACTCCGCCGTCCACGATCGTGGCACCGAGGGGATCGCTTTGGCCGGTGTTGGAAACAGAGGTCATCGATGCTCCATGGATTCCGCGTGAGAACGAGGCGCCACAGGCAGTTTCGCGTCGGGACTGCTCGCGGACGCGCACGAGCCTGCTCTTCGAAACAGCCCATCACGATCGCTGTCGAAGTGATACAGCTTCGCCACCTCGATCCGCTTCGCCAGAAAGCTGCAAGCCAGACACGCTGCGACCATCCCGAGCAGCGGGCCGATCCAGTAGACCCAACCCGCCTGCCACTGGCCAGAGACGATCGCCGGACCGAAACTGCGGGCCGGATTCGTGCTCGTCCCCGATATCGGGGCCTCCACGCACACCATGATGGCATAGAGGGGCGGGAATATGGCAGGCGTGAACAGACGAATCCGCCTGAACCCCAGGAATAGGGTCAATGCAGTGACCATGGCAAACGTGGTGACTGCCTCGCCCAGCAAAACGGTCCGTACGGCGTAGCCCTCACCTGGCAGCGTCGCGCCGAATGCCACGCTCTGGCCCATCGAACCCCAGACGAGGAGCGGCAGCGAACCCAATGTGGCGCCGGCCAGCTGCGCCAGGATGTAGCCTGCGACCGTCCGCGAATCGAGCTTGCGAAACAGCCAGAACCCCAGCGTGACAACCGGATTGATGTGCGCACCACTAATTCTTCCGACAGGTGACACCGCGATCAGTGCGCCCGTCGTCCCGAAGAGAAAACCCGTGATCAGGCGCCTCAGCCCTTCACTGGGCAGAACCCGTGCGATCGGGCTGCCGGAGCCGAACATGACGATGACCAGCGACAGACCCACCAGCACCAGGAGAGCGGTGCCGATCAGTTCGGAGAGCAATGGCCGCCAAGGTATGCTGCGACTGTTCGAATCTGTCATTATCTGGGACCTCTTGTTTCGCCACAGGAGGCTGATCGCACCTGAGTGGGGGTCACCCCTCGGAAAACTGAATGACAACTTTGATATCTTCCGGGTTTCGGGCCAGGGCCTTCGCGAAATCTTCCGGCTTGTCCCGCCTCGTGATCAGACGCGCCAACCACGAGCGGTCCGCGCGGGCCAAGGCTTCCGCGCCCTTGTACCAGTGCCGTTTGTTGGCGTTGACGCTGCCGAACACGACATTGTTCTTGAGCACCGCCGACGAGGCGACGTCAGCTGGGGGGATCTTGGGCATTGAGCCGCCATGCCCAACACCCGTGAGGCACACGACGCCGCTCGCACCGATCTTGAGAATCGACTCGGAGATGACCTGTCCGACACCCGTACACTCCAGGATGACGTCCGGCGCGAAGTCGATTTCGGCAACGCTGCAGCTGTGGTAAGTCGCACCGAGAGCACGCACAAGTTCGGGCTTGGGGCCCGTTTGGGTTCGGGCAAGGACGTGAACCTCCAGCCCGAGTTGCCTGCCGAGCAAGGCGCCGAGCAGGCCGATGGGCCCCGCACCGGTTACGAGCACGGTTTTCGGCTCCCAAAAGGCGCGCTGTCCTACGGCAAGCAAGTGCTCCCAAGCCTTCGCGACAACTGTCGTGGGCTCAAGCAGCACGCCGAGAATCCCCAGGGCAGGATCAACCTTGACCGCGTACTCCGGCTCGATTCGCCAGTGTTCCGACATGTAACCATCGATCTGCTTGATGCCGCGTTCGGTGTACTGGCCGTTGCGGCACATGTCCCACTCGCCGACGGCGCAGTTCGGGCACGGCACGGGATCGGGCCGACGGACGATTCCCACTACCAGATCGCCCTTTTTCAGGCCTCCGACTGGCCCTGGGTCGAGCACGCGGCCGAGCGACTCGTGGCCCAGGATGAGGCGTGTCTTGCCCGGAGGCGCCCAGCCATACTTGCCGGACGCGATCTCGATGTCGGTGCCGCAAACGCCGACGGCCACCGCCTCCACCAGCACGGAACCGTCGCGCATTTCGGGTTCCGGGACATCCTCCAGACGCGCCGTATCCGGCTTCATAGGCTCCACTGTAATGGCTTTCATTCTGTGATCTCCTTGAATCTGGTTCGTGTCTGAGCAGCTCTCATTTCGAGGCTCACTTGGGATCGCTTTGGGTTCCCTTCCTGACGAACACCGCTTTCTTGCCCTGTTCGAGAACCTGCGCGGCATCGAGACTTCGGAAGAGTTCGATGAGCGTCGCCACGAGACCGGACCAGCCTGTCTGATGGCTCGCGCCGATGCCGGCCCCGCTATCCCCGTGGAAGTACTCGTGAAAGAGGATGCAATCGCGCCAGTGAGGGTCGGTCTGGAACTTCTCCAGGTTGCCGAATACCGGTCGACGACCTTTCGCATCTCGCAGAAAGATGCCGATCAGGCGGGTCGAGATCTCGCGGGCGACCTCGAAGAGATTCATCTGCCGGCTGGAGCCGGTCGGACACTCCACCTTGAAGGTATCGCCGTAGAAGCTGTAGAAGCTGAGAAGCGCCCGAACCAGGAGCATGTTCACCGGCATCCAGATTGGCCCACGCCAGTTGGAGTTGCCACCGAACATCCCCGAGTCGGAGTCGCCGGGCAGATAGTTCACCCGATATTCCTGGCCCTGGGCATTGAACACGTATGGGTGATCGAGGTG
The genomic region above belongs to Phycisphaerae bacterium and contains:
- the glgX gene encoding glycogen debranching protein GlgX, giving the protein MTSVSNTGQSDPLGATIVDGGVNFSVFSRSASGMELLLFDREDDTKPARVIPMDPSTNRTYHYWHAFVPGVKAGQIYGYRAQGPLDPANGMRFDPFKVLLDPYGRGVVVPKGYSRDAARTEGDNTATAMKSMVIDPDRYDWEGDVPLRRPCARTVIYEMHVRGFTRHPNSGVPDKTRGTFAGLIEKIPYLQELGITAVELLPVFQFDAQDCPSGVVNYWGYQPVSFFAPHLAYSSRQDPLGPVDEFRDMVKALHRADIEVILDVVFNHTAEGDHTGPTLSFRGLDNSTYYIQQQDRSRYADYSGCGNTLNANNPVVRRMIVDSLRYWVQKMHVDGFRFDLASILTRDASGQAMSNPPVLWDIESDPALAGTKMIAEAWDAAGLYQVGSFIGDSWREWNGRFRDDVRSFFRGDNGSVRSFADRMLGSPEVYAHKEREPEQSINFVTCHDGFTLNDLVSYDRKHNEANNDNNRDGADDNRSWNCGVEGPTDDPAVEKLRTRQIKNFLTATMLSVGMPMILMGDEVRRTQHGNNNAYCHDNQDAWFDWALLEKHADVHRFVRLLIARRLLRATEHEAQRLSLNQLLRQANSSWHGVKLGQPDWGDSSHSIAFSAEMPKERLLLHLIMNAYWEPLDFELPPVNNGDTNPWRRWIDTALDSPHDIVDWRSSPQVPGFAYRAEARSVVLLFAAR
- a CDS encoding glucose 1-dehydrogenase, which translates into the protein MKAITVEPMKPDTARLEDVPEPEMRDGSVLVEAVAVGVCGTDIEIASGKYGWAPPGKTRLILGHESLGRVLDPGPVGGLKKGDLVVGIVRRPDPVPCPNCAVGEWDMCRNGQYTERGIKQIDGYMSEHWRIEPEYAVKVDPALGILGVLLEPTTVVAKAWEHLLAVGQRAFWEPKTVLVTGAGPIGLLGALLGRQLGLEVHVLARTQTGPKPELVRALGATYHSCSVAEIDFAPDVILECTGVGQVISESILKIGASGVVCLTGVGHGGSMPKIPPADVASSAVLKNNVVFGSVNANKRHWYKGAEALARADRSWLARLITRRDKPEDFAKALARNPEDIKVVIQFSEG
- a CDS encoding aquaporin; translation: MTDSNSRSIPWRPLLSELIGTALLVLVGLSLVIVMFGSGSPIARVLPSEGLRRLITGFLFGTTGALIAVSPVGRISGAHINPVVTLGFWLFRKLDSRTVAGYILAQLAGATLGSLPLLVWGSMGQSVAFGATLPGEGYAVRTVLLGEAVTTFAMVTALTLFLGFRRIRLFTPAIFPPLYAIMVCVEAPISGTSTNPARSFGPAIVSGQWQAGWVYWIGPLLGMVAACLACSFLAKRIEVAKLYHFDSDRDGLFRRAGSCASASSPDAKLPVAPRSHAESMEHR